Below is a window of Littorina saxatilis isolate snail1 linkage group LG2, US_GU_Lsax_2.0, whole genome shotgun sequence DNA.
GCTACAGGTGTATGACTCTTTTAGTGACATAAATCATAATAAGGCATTATGTGACCAAAAAATTACAATTTAACTAGATCTAGATAAGAGATGACTTACCATCAAttatttatacatgtatactaCTTACTAGTACACAGatttataaaaacaaatactTTTCTCCTATTGTGAGCCTATGCAAGAATGTACCCTGATGTAcaaataaaagtaaaactacAAGCATGAATACAGACATTAGACAGGTAACTAGCCTTTCTTCACACAAATCAGTGTTACGGTGAGGAGGTACTACTAGTTGACAGAAGAACTAGTAGATTATGCATGAGAAGTCAGGTGTGAGTCAAAGCCATGCACAtggttaggccaaacaaaaaaataggtgtggttacggtaacataggcaaaaaaatagggtaggaaggtaggcaatcacttttttttttaaacttttttttctaatgtgtacaaattaaacctacttgacagggaaataagtgtgcgactcgggcactttcgctttcattgcgttttctgcactcgttttcttgttttttgtgggtttttttttttgactaatgtaataaaaagttatagggtcggcccctaaaaatagggtaggtcgggttaccgtaaccacacctattttttttttaggccttagcacTATGACTGAGTGTGGACATTCGCTGCACCCTCCACATCACACTACAAGCATCAGCACCCCCAAGTAGCACTTACCGTCATCTGCTAAACTGTTCAAGTCCTGGGCGGCATCTCTGTTTGCGTCTCCATCGGTGACTGGTGCCCCGGGTGTTGTCCACTCTGGGGAGAGGTTCACTTCCCCGCCGACATAATCCTCTCTGTCGTCCTCTTCGTAATCATAATCATCCTCGTAACCCTCATCAACGTCCTCACTGGGCTTCGTCTCTTCGTAGTCATTGTAATCTTCTCCGCCTTCATCCTGCTCGTTTAGCATCTTCCTACCGTAACTCTCACCTCCCTCTAACTCTTTCTTCTCTTCCTTCATGCCATAACTCTCACCTGGTTCAAAGTCTtccttctcttcctcttctcccgGGTCATTGCCATCCTtttcagattcagtgttttgctCAGCTCCAGCCAGCTGAGAAGAAGCTGGGCCATTTGTGAAGAGGCCACCTTCTCTACTGTTGATGGCGTTTAACCCTGGCATGGCATCACCCAGGCTTACAAGCTCACTGTGTATTGGCTTGCCATTAGGCGCTGACGTGGGAGCAGAATACTGCTGACTGGACGAAGACTGCAAGCCTGATGGTATAGGTTTTACCCCCAACAGACTGGACAGAGACTGCAAGCTTGACGGTACAGGTTTTTCTTCCAACAAACTGGATGGAGACTGAAAGGCTGATAGGGATGGTTTTTCTTTGAAGGGGGCAGGACTGTTGCTACCTTGGAATGAATCAAACAGCTGGGGCGTGGTGGGTTTCCCTGTGGACTGCACCGGGACGTTCTGGCTGTGCGGCAGCATAGCAAGGCCTGGACCCAGAGCAGACAGCCCCAAGGAATCAGAGATTGTCTGGCGTAGTTTTTCTTGCTCCTCTGGTGAAAAGTCATCGGGAATGATTTCACCGAGGTTTTGGAGGTCAGAGTTTGACAACATGGGTGGATTGCCCAGAGACCAGTCTCCCCCAGTCCCACCTTCAGTGTCAACACTGTCCGTGTCATTACTCAAAGTCAAACTCTGCAATTTCTCACCAGCTTTCTCCACATTTTCTTCAGAAACGAGACTGGGAGGCAAAGTTATTTCTACAGAGTCAGGTTCCCCTTCCTCCACTGGTTCATCCTTTTCTCTCTGTCGTTGCTCTGCCTGCCACTTGTCAGGTGTAGGATTTACTGCGTCATTCCCCGTCTTGTGGACGCCGAGGGCACCTTCATTCCACTGGCTGTTGTCAAACAGAGAGCCCAGTTCCTTGGCAACATCTTTACTATCCTTCCAGCTTTGGGCCCCGTTACCGACTTCACTGTTTGATTCTGTCAAGCTGTTTGAATCTTGTACCCCTGGTTCTGCCCAAATGTTGGGATCTTCAGCAACAATGTAATTTGCCCTCTCTGGACcaagctgtctgtctgttttaccAACACCTTGTGTGCCAGTGTTACTGCTATCCGCCAAACCACCCAGGACTCCCACTGTACCTTGGCTTCCAGCACTTCCCGTTCTTTGAGTGATGTTTTGCTTGACAATCCCATCTAGCAGGCTGGGGGCCGgcgtgtctgtgtgggtgtctgCTGATGGCTGTGAGTGTGACAGCAGACCTGGCAGTGACAGCAGGAATGGTTTGGGGGTCTCATGATTCAACCCTGTCTGTGCCTTGCTTGGTGGACCTATGGAGATGACAAGTTTATGAATGCTGCACACTGGAATGGATCATACAACAATGCCCAGCTGACTACATTACAAATTGATACAGTACCAGTACACTGCACACACAATGATTGAGTGACACCATCAATGACTTGATTTGAAATGGCTACCACTTCACATTTAATTACAGCACAATGCCAAAGTCAGACTCAAAGTAACCTCCCCTTCCATAAACCACCCAAAAACCATCGGTGGAATGAGTGACGCATGTAACTTGTAAGGTTTTGAACAATCAACATGATTGATGGTAATTGGTATTGCAATGAACATGTATCTGATCAATTCCAAGCTCAAACTCAAAGCCAATTAAATCAAAAGCAGATTAAACTTTTGGAGAACCTGCataggaggggagggagggattcCAAGTTTCTGGTTGATTCAAAACCAGCAGTACCAGACACTTAAGTTATGTTTCTTAGTAAGAAAGGCCTGGCCACACTTGCTTTACTTTTAAACGGCTAATGCATCACCTTCTGAAAGTTTTCATCAAACAAGTCTTTTGCTGAGTAGCCACACACTTATGACAATATTGAAAACACTGTTCaatatatatatcatatatcATTATATGGCTCCATATTCTGTACGAACATTTTCGGAACAAGCAGCTATAATAGATCTACATCATACAGTGTTTGTTTACTTATTCTTGAAGAAACATTATCATATGTTGTTGTCCAGAGTTTTCAATGACTAATATATCAGTCAATAACTAAATAAGTTAGCAAAATCGCGAGTGAGAAAAACAAATTGATGTTT
It encodes the following:
- the LOC138959832 gene encoding uncharacterized protein — protein: MAKWTWLLCLVFVSVTQLRGEENSEKSLGVLGDLGLDSATAPSLQSGPPSKAQTGLNHETPKPFLLSLPGLLSHSQPSADTHTDTPAPSLLDGIVKQNITQRTGSAGSQGTVGVLGGLADSSNTGTQGVGKTDRQLGPERANYIVAEDPNIWAEPGVQDSNSLTESNSEVGNGAQSWKDSKDVAKELGSLFDNSQWNEGALGVHKTGNDAVNPTPDKWQAEQRQREKDEPVEEGEPDSVEITLPPSLVSEENVEKAGEKLQSLTLSNDTDSVDTEGGTGGDWSLGNPPMLSNSDLQNLGEIIPDDFSPEEQEKLRQTISDSLGLSALGPGLAMLPHSQNVPVQSTGKPTTPQLFDSFQGSNSPAPFKEKPSLSAFQSPSSLLEEKPVPSSLQSLSSLLGVKPIPSGLQSSSSQQYSAPTSAPNGKPIHSELVSLGDAMPGLNAINSREGGLFTNGPASSQLAGAEQNTESEKDGNDPGEEEEKEDFEPGESYGMKEEKKELEGGESYGRKMLNEQDEGGEDYNDYEETKPSEDVDEGYEDDYDYEEDDREDYVGGEVNLSPEWTTPGAPVTDGDANRDAAQDLNSLADDGVAGENAERVNGNATPGDWRGDSNDYKMDDDWYYNPDNKPVSQDLKSSSHPHSSSSTTHPVARNTATTRLTTGGVNADDHSKQESVSQIVAPDFKEGVMHTQDVHTKKALQAPKGTIILYTALIVVFIAGVVLFSLWKNPFKGHNNRPTHQLPVVRTGEEGKRLLDHPFV